One Bombina bombina isolate aBomBom1 chromosome 5, aBomBom1.pri, whole genome shotgun sequence DNA segment encodes these proteins:
- the LOC128659504 gene encoding PRELI domain-containing protein 1, mitochondrial, which translates to MVKYFLGVSVLKNSWDQVSAAFWQRYPNPYSKHVLSEDILYREVTSDHKLLTRKLLTKTNRLPRWAERFFPANVAHAVYILEDSIVDPINRTLTSFTWNINHTTMMTVEERCLYCENTENAGWTQIRREAWVSSKMFGFTRPIQEFGLARFKSNVTKAMKGFDFILARMQGEAPARTLVETAKEATEKAKETALAAKEKAKDLASKAATSKKQQYV; encoded by the coding sequence ATGGTGAAGTATTTCCTTGGAGTAAGTGTACTGAAGAACTCTTGGGACCAAGTCTCTGCTGCTTTTTGGCAGCGTTATCCAAATCCATACAGCAAACATGTTTTGTCTGAAGACATTCTGTACCGTGAGGTGACCTCTGACCATAAACTGTTAACCAGGAAACTTTTGACCAAGACAAATCGGCTCCCACGGTGGGCAGAACGCTTTTTTCCTGCTAATGTGGCCCATGCTGTTTATATCTTAGAAGATTCTATTGTGGATCCTATTAACAGAACTCTGACTTCATTTACATGGAATATAAACCACACCACAATGATGACCGTGGAGGAGCGTTGTCTATACTGTGAAAATACTGAGAACGCTGGCTGGACTCAAATTAGACGAGAAGCATGGGTGTCATCAAAGATGTTTGGCTTTACCAGACCAATTCAGGAGTTTGGATTAGCTCGATTTAAAAGTAATGTGACCAAGGCAATGAAGGGCTTTGACTTTATCTTGGCCAGAATGCAAGGTGAGGCACCTGCTAGAACTCTGGTGGAAACTGCAAAAGAAGCaacagaaaaagcaaaagagactGCGCTGGCCGCAAAAGAAAAAGCAAAAGACTTGGCTAGTAAGGCAGCTACGTCAAAGAAGCAGCAGTACGTCTGA